One segment of Salvia splendens isolate huo1 chromosome 20, SspV2, whole genome shotgun sequence DNA contains the following:
- the LOC121781529 gene encoding protein FAR1-RELATED SEQUENCE 9-like, translated as MEKYGLKDNEWFSSMFASRKFWVPVFFRDFPMSSLIKTTSISESQNIFFKRYSKSRSNLVEFLMNYNNALDGQRSNNNRLEYLDFNTIPTLKTNSALEKHASTIYSDSGFKLIQSEIEEAVDNVTMVTVSNIGENEIYVVNDKFSKNWTVSYSTSFDSYACSCKMFGRIGLVCSHIFWVLRNKKIKLIPNELHGGRWLKSKFVKAVYCGFDDDIETFIVVDETKQEYRDMHGDFYDIARLIEGDGDKIRAFRQIMAEGRK; from the exons atggAAAAATATGGGCTTAAGGACAATGAGTGGTTTTCCTCGATGTTTGCCTCACGAAAATTTTGG GTGCCTGTATTCTTTAGGGATTTTCCAATGAGTTCACTAATAAAGACCACATCAATATCTGAATCTCAGAATATATTCTTCAAGAGGTACTCCAAGTCTCGTTCTAATCTTGTTGAATTTCTTATGAATTACAACAATGCATTGGATGGCCAAAGGAGCAACAACAATAGGCTAGAATACTTGGATTTTAACACAATTCCAACTTTGAAAACAAATTCAGCCCTCGAGAAGCATGCTTCGACAATATATAGTGATAGTGGTTTCAAACTAATTCAAAGTGAGATTGAGGAAGCAGTTGACAATGTGACTATGGTGACAGTGTCAAACATTGGTGAGAATGAGATTTATGTAGTCAACGACAAGTTCTCGAAGAACTGGACTGTGTCATACTCcacatcttttgattcatatgcATGTAGTTGTAAGATGTTTGGGAGGATTGGGCTTGTATGCAGTCACATTTTTTGggtcttgagaaacaaaaaaattaaattaatccctAATGAGTTACATGGAGGACGCTGGTTGAAGTCTAAATTTGTCAAGGCTGTTTATTGTGGGTTTGATGATGATATTGAAACATTTATTGTTGTGGATGAGACGAAGCAGGAGTATAGGGATATGCATGGAGATTTTTATGATATTGCACGGCTTATTGAAGGAGATGGTGATAAAATTCGAGCATTTAGACAAATTATGGCTGAAGGGAGAAAATAA